In Scleropages formosus chromosome 10, fSclFor1.1, whole genome shotgun sequence, a single genomic region encodes these proteins:
- the LOC114911586 gene encoding extracellular calcium-sensing receptor-like produces the protein MHAPEPLQCRGSGLDFRELRFARAMTFAIEEINNSTELLPGIRLGYQIHDSCASVSVATRATFQLINGLDPIFSLSASCSKSSTVFAIVGESGSTPSIAMARVLSPFVIPQVSHYATCACLSDKQQYPTFLRTIPSDKFQAAALVQLVKHFGWTWIGAVRSDSDYGNSGMAAFLAAANAEGICVEYSEAFYRTNPRSRVRRVAEVIRSATARVVVAFAAAGDMRVLFEELLELGFPPLQWVGSEAWVTDPLVTPFDMCLGAVGFGIRRAIIPGLRTFLMDLSLAQASASPILQEFWESAFRCRLASGPVGPGAQVCNGSESLQQLQNAYTDTSQLRITNMVYKAVYAVAHGLHSLVCAEQNGSTLHCDRGMKPNPLQVLEHIRKVNFTLNGNRVSFDANGDPVATYELVNWQLSEHGQVEFVNVGYYDASAPEGKLLTMTRNITWTGGQSQVPKSVCSESCPPGTRKAVQRGKPVCCYDCVPCAEDEISNKTDSLDCVRCPSDAWPNPQGDACIPKPIEFLSFSEYLGIILAASSVVGACLAIAIAAVFYLHKDTPIVRANNSELSFLLLFSLTLCFLCSLTFIGRPSQWSCMLRHTVFGVTFVLCISCVLGKTIVVLMAFRATLPGSNVMKWFGPPQQRLSVLAFTLIQVLICVLWLTLSPPFPNKNMKYYKDKVILECDVGSAVGFWAVLGYIGLLSLMCFVLAFLARKLPDNFNEAKFITFSMLIFCAVWITFIPAYVSSPGKFTVAVEIFAIISSSCGLVMCIFAPKCFIILFEPEKNTKKHMMGKVPSKSL, from the exons ATGCATGCTCCGGAACCGCTGCAGTGCAGAGGCAG TGGTTTGGATTTCAGAGAGCTGCGTTTTGCTCGAGCCATGACGTTCGCCATCGAGGAAATCAACAATAGCACAGAGCTGCTGCCGGGGATCAGACTCGGCTACCAGATCCATGACTCCTGTGCCTCCGTGTCAGTGGCCACCAGAGCCACCTTTCAGCTGATCAATGGTCTGGATCCAATCTTCTCTCTCAGTGCCTCATGTTCCAAGTCCTCCACGGTTTTCGCCATTGTGGGCGAGTCTGGTTCCACTCCCTCCATTGCCATGGCCCGAGTCCTCAGCCCTTTTGTTATCCCTCAG GTGAGCCATTATGCCACCTGTGCCTGCCTGAGCGACAAGCAGCAGTACCCCACATTCTTGAGGACTATACCCAGTGACAAATTTCAGGCAGCGGCTCTGGTCCAGCTGGTCAAGCACTTTGGTTGGACGTGGATTGGAGCAGTGCGCAGTGACTCAGACTACGGGAACAGTGGCATGGCAGCCTTCCTGGCAGCAGCTAACGCGGAGGGCATCTGTGTGGAGTACTCAGAGGCTTTCTACAGGACCAACCCCCGCTCACGTGTGCGTCGGGTGGCCGAGGTCATCCGGAGCGCTACTGCACGAGTGGTTGTGGCATTTGCTGCCGCCGGTGACATGCGTGTGCTTTTCGAAGAACTGCTGGAGCTTGGTTTTCCCCCACTACAGTGGGTTGGAAGTGAGGCATGGGTCACTGACCCCCTCGTTACTCCATTTGACATGTGTCTTGGTGCTGTGGGATTTGGCATTCGCCGAGCTATAATACCGGGCCTAAGGACATTCCTTATGGACCTCAGCCTAGCACAGGCATCTGCTTCACCAATCTTACAAGAATTCTGGGAAAGCGCATTCAGGTGTCGCCTGGCAAGTGGTCCAGTAGGACCTGGGGCGCAAGTCTGTAATGGGAGTGAAagtctgcagcagctgcagaatgcCTACACGGACACATCCCAGCTGCGCATCACCAACATGGTGTATAAGGCAGTGTACGCAGTGGCACATGGCCTGCACAGCCTTGTATGTGCAGAGCAGAACGGCTCCACCCTGCACTGTGACCGTGGAATGAAGCCGAACCCTCTGCAG GTCCTGGAGCACATCCGTAAGGTGAACTTTACTCTCAATGGGAACCGCGTCTCCTTTGATGCCAACGGAGACCCTGTCGCAACCTACGAGCTGGTGAACTGGCAGCTGTCAGAGCACGGGCAGGTGGAGTTTGTGAATGTGGGCTACTATGACGCATCTGCACCAGAAGGGAAGCTCCTCACAATGACCAGGAACATCACATGGACAGGTGGCCAGTCACAG GTACCCAAGTCAGTGTGCAGTGAGAGCTGTCCCCCAGGAACTCGCAAGGCTGTACAGAGAGGAAAGCCTGTCTGCTGTTACGACTGTGTGCCCTGTGCTGAGGATGAGATCAGCAACAAGACAG ACTCCCTGGACTGTGTCCGCTGTCCTTCCGATGCCTGGCCCAACCCCCAGGGAGACGCCTGCATCCCAAAGCCCATCGAGTTCCTCTCATTCAGCGAGTATCTGGGAATCATTCTGGCTGCAAGCTCAGTGGTTGGAGCATGTCTTGCCATTGCCATCGCAGCTGTGTTTTACCTGCATAAGGACACTCCTATTGTGAGGGCCaacaactcagagctgagcttcctgctgctcttctcgctcaccctctgtttcctttgctctctcactttcatcggccggccctctcagtggtcctgcatgctgcgtCACACAGTGTTCGGGGTcacctttgtcctctgcatctcttgtgttctgggcaaaacgatagtggtgttgatggccttcagggctacacttccaggcagcaatgtcatgaaatggtttggacctccacagcagagactcagtgttcttgcattcactctcattcaggtcctcatttgtgtgctctggttaacattatcccctcctttccccaacaagaacatgaagtactacaaagacaaggtcattctcgagtgtgacgtgggctcagccgtgggcttctgggctgtgttgggctacattggtctcctctctctcatgtgctttgtactggctttcctggccaggaagctgcccgacaacttcaacgaagccaaattcatcacattcagcatgctcATATTCTGTGCGGTGTGGATCACCTTTATCCCGGCCTATGTCAGCTCACCGGGCAAGTTCACTGTAGCTGTTGAGATCTTTGCTATAATATCCTCCAGTTGCGGTTTGGTCATGTGTATATTTGCCCCTAAATGCTTTATTATATTGTTTGAGCCAGAGAAGAACACCAAAAAGCACATGATGGGCAAGGTTCCATCCAAATCTTTGTGA
- the olfcu1 gene encoding olfactory receptor CU1: MSSHIIRVLLLLLATVIGSSEPLGHCRQLGDLELPAQEVDGDVIIGGLFPLHIAMSDPELTYRVKPHQDQCTRFDFRAFRWMQTMVFAVEEINNDTHLLPGIRLGYRVLDSCDHVHTSLRGALSLVNSSQKQENAALSCLFRSPVPVIIGLASSTPTRAVAHMLGPFRIPLVSYFATCECLKNKQEFPSFLRTAPSDLFQVQGLVQLVSHFGWRWVGAIGTEDDYSRNGIQAFLEQLHDRGGCLAFYILLPKSASQEQIGHVVDELEASSARVIVAFSTEGQLYGLLNEVVRRNLTGRQWIASEAWVTASLLSGLQYHDVLSGTLGFAFRSASMPALGEFLHRLRPSSRPESVFINMFWEELFSCRLDFTGTTDLLTVAPERPACSGTEDLRGRNPVYSDVSQVRVSYNVYKAVYAIAHALHQLLQCNSMEQSPSNVSCKALLPLEPQQLLSYLKRVNFTNTFGEKVHFDSNGEPVPLYDLVNWQSDDSGFMRFWTVGTFDASAPPGQQLLLDEDAILWTGRRKQVPVSVCTESCPPGSRQASRPHEPPCCFDCIPCADGEVSNQSGSTECTRCPSFHWSDRDRIFCVLMDEDFLAFHESLAIILVTLSVLGFAVTLTVTGIFYHFQSTPIVRANNSELSFLLLLSLSLCFLCVLLFVGRPTPWSCLVRQAAFGISFVLSISCILTKTVVVLVAFRSTLPGSDAARLFGPLQQRMVIFSCTSTQMVLCASCLSWDPPYPSKNTAYQAGKIILECEEGVTLYLVLSYIGVLSCVCFGLAFLGRKLPDTFNEAKFITFSMLIFFAVWISFIPAHHSSPGKYTVAVEIFAILASSFGLLFCIFMPKCYIILLRPEKNVKKGMVTKQTVHNKKSFSQ; encoded by the exons ATGTCCAGCCACATCATACGAGTACTGCTTCTGTTGCTGGCAACGGTGATTGGGAGTAGTGAGCCACTCGGACACTGCAGGCAGCTGGGTGACTTGGAGCTGCCCGCACAAGAGGTGGACGGGGATGTTATTATTGGGGGGCTCTTCCCTCTGCACATTGCTATGTCGGATCCTGAGCTCACATACAGAGTGAAGCCCCACCAGGACCAGTGCACAAG GTTTGACTTCCGGGCATTCCGTTGGATGCAGACCATGGTGTTTGCAGTTGAGGAGATCAACAATGACACCCACCTGTTACCTGGCATACGGCTGGGTTACAGAGTCCTTGATAGCTGTGACCATGTCCATACAAGCCTCCGGGGGGCTCTCTCACTGGTCAACAGttcacaaaaacaggaaaacgcAGCCCTCTCTTGTCTCTTCAGATCACCTGTGCCTGTCATTATTGGCCTGGCATCCTCAACACCCACACGAGCCGTTGCCCACATGTTAGGGCCCTTCCGCATCCCCCTG GTCAGTTACTTTGCCACATGCGAGTGCCTGAAGAACAAGCAGGAGTTTCCTTCCTTTCTGCGCACAGCACCCAGCGACCTGTTCCAAGTGCAAGGGCTGGTGCAGCTGGTGTCCCACTTTGGCTGGCGCTGGGTAGGTGCCATTGGCACTGAAGATGACTACAGCCGCAATGGGATCCAGGCCTTCTTGGAGCAGCTGCACGATCGGGGTGGTTGCCTGGCTTTCTACATTCTGTTGCCCAAGTCTGCATCCCAGGAACAGATCGGCCATGTGGTAGACGAACTGGAGGCGTCCAGCGCCAGAGTCATTGTAGCCTTCTCTACCGAGGGCCAGCTGTATGGGCTGCTCAATGAGGTGGTGCGCCGGAACCTAACGGGACGCCAGTGGATCGCCAGCGAGGCCTGGGTTACAGCCAGCCTGTTATCTGGTCTGCAGTACCATGACGTTCTGTCCGGCACCCTGGGCTTTGCCTTCCGCAGTGCCAGCATGCCTGCACTGGGAGAGTTCCTGCATCGCCTACGGCCTTCCTCAAGGCCAGAGTCTGTTTTCATCAACATGTTCTGGGAAGAACTGTTCAGCTGCAGACTAGATTTCACTGGTACTACAGATCTGTTGACTGTGGCTCCAGAACGCCCGGCGTGCAGCGGTACTGAGGACCTGAGGGGCAGGAATCCCGTGTACTCAGACGTGTCCCAGGTGAGGGTGTCCTACAACGTGTACAAAGCGGTGTACGCCATTGCACACGCCTTGCACCAACTTCTGCAGTGCAACAGCATGGAGCAGAGTCCCAGCAATGTGAGCTGCAAagccctgctgcctttggagccacagCAG CTTCTCTCATACTTGAAAAGAGTGAATTTTACCAACACATTTGGGGAGAAGGTGCATTTTGACAGCAATGGGGAGCCAGTGCCCCTGTATGATCTTGTCAACTGGCAGAGTGATGACAGTGGGTTCATGCGCTTCTGGACCGTGGGAACTTTTGACGCTTCAGCTCCACCAggccagcagctcctcctggaTGAGGACGCCATTCTATGGACAGGAAGGCGCAAGCAG GTGCCTGTTTCTGTGTGCACTGAGAGCTGCCCCCCGGGCAGTCGGCAGGCCTCCCGCCCTCACGAGCCCCCCTGCTGCTTTGACTGCATCCCATGTGCAGATGGTGAAGTGAGCAACCAGTCAG GTTCCACAGAGTGTACGAGGTGTCCGTCATTCCACTGGTCTGACAGAGACAGGATCTTCTGTGTACTGATGGATGAAGACTTCCTGGCCTTTCATGAGTCCTTGGCCATCATTCTGGTGACGCTCTCAGTACTTGGGTTTGCCGTAACACTCACAGTCACAGGGATCTTCTACCACTTCCAGAGCACACCAATTGTGCGTGCCAACAACTCAGAGCTGAGtttcttgctgctgctgtcactgtcactctgcTTCCTGTGCGTGCTGCTCTTTGTGGGCCGGCCCACACCCTGGTCCTGTTTGGTGCGCCAGGCTGCCTTTGGGATCAGCTTTGTGCTCAGCATCTCATGCATTCTGACCAAGACTGTAGTGGTGCTGGTAGCGTTCCGGTCCACTCTGCCGGGGTCTGATGCTGCACGGCTCTTTGGACCGCTGCAGCAGAGGATGGTCATCTTCTCATGCACTTCTACCCAGATGGTCCTGTGTGCAAGCTGTCTGTCGTGGGACCCACCCTATCCCTCAAAGAACACTGCATACCAGGCCGGGAAGATCATCCTAGAATGTGAGGAGGGTGTCACCCTTTACCTTGTACTGAGCTACATTGGTGTGCTTTCCTGTGTCTGTTTCGGCTTGGCCTTCCTGGGCAGGAAGCTGCCTGACACCTTCAATGAGGCCAAGTTCATCACCTTTAGCatgctcattttttttgctgtatggaTCTCTTTCATTCCTGCCCACCACAGCTCTCCGGGCAAATACACAGTTGCCGTAGAGATTTTTGCCATCCTGGCTTCCAGCTTTGGTCTCCTCTTCTGCATTTTTATGCCCAAATGTTACATTATTCTGCTCAGGCCAGAGAAGAATGTCAAAAAAGGCATGGTGACCAAGCAGACTGTTCACAACAAAAAGAGCTTCTCTCAGTAG
- the LOC108924621 gene encoding extracellular calcium-sensing receptor-like translates to MQRPGDVVFGGLFEVHFLTVFPELSFTSEPEQPWCERLDPAGFQVAQTMAFAIEEINHNPSLLPNITLGFHLYDNCVKLAVAFRAAMALVSGTGSSFSDLGCTRPPPVLGIVGDPGSTHSIAISRVLSLFHMPLVSYFATCSCLSNRREYPSFFRTIPSDAFQVKAMVQILQRYRWTWVGLVVSNDDYGLYAARAFHKEVSHFGCVAFHEILPRDNNRAEVRRIVATVLQSTARVVVVFSTEAYLLPLTEELVAQQVKGLQWIASEAWATSPVFHTRQLLPFLGGTLGIAIRRGEIQGLREFLLHLRPDARPNNNMVSLFWEDTFGCRFKQQEEDNQSRICTGQEELEATKSAYIDVSDLRATYNVYKAVYALAHALHDLLSCEQGKGPFTGNTCAELHSLQPWQLLHYLERVNFITRYGDRVSFDENGDALAIYDVMNWQAAPDGSMQAITVGMYDEAMLSTNKLTLDSERIFWNFEPHTPPRSVCSEPCPPGARRAPRKGEPVCCFDCLPCADGEINNATDSSECSRCPPDFWSNEARDRCEPKPVEFLSFEEPLGMCLTATSLLGVCVCVVVLSVFAWHRTTPVVRANNSELSFLLLLALVLCFLCALLFIGQPQQWTCRLRHVVFGLAFALCISCILVKTIVVVMAFRATMPDGNVMKWFGAAQQRGTVVMFTAIQASVCVVWLTTAPPTPFKNTRYQNSRIIWECAVGSVAGFGCVLGYIGLLAAICFLLAFLARKLPDNFNEAKFITFSMLIFCAVWITFVPAYVSSPGKYSDAVEVFAILASSFGLLLAIFMPKCYIILLHPERNTKKAMMGRAATKK, encoded by the exons ATGCAGCGTCCGGGAGACGTGGTTTTCGGGGGGCTCTTTGAGGTGCACTTCCTCACTGTGTTCCCCGAGCTGTCCTTCACATCAGAGCCAGAGCAGCCCTGGTGTGAGCG GTTAGACCCAGCCGGCTTTCAGGTAGCACAGACGATGGCTTTTGCTATTGAGGAGATCAACCACAACCCCTCTCTCCTGCCCAACATCACCCTGGGATTCCACCTCTACGACAACTGCGTGAAGCTGGCTGTGGCCTTCCGGGCGGCCATGGCATTGGTGAGCGGCACGGGCAGCTCCTTCTCAGACCTGGGCTGTACCAGACCACCACCAGTCCTCGGCATTGTGGGAGACCCGGGATCCACCCACTCCATTGCCATCTCCCGAGTGCTGAGCCTGTTCCATATGCCCTTG GTAAGCTACTTTGCCACTTGTTCCTGTCTGAGCAACAGGAGGGAATATCCGTCCTTCTTTCGAACTATTCCCAGTGACGCATTCCAAGTCAAGGCTATGGTACAGATTCTGCAGCGGTACCGATGGACTTGGGTCGGTCTGGTGGTCAGCAATGATGACTATGGGCTCTACGCAGCACGTGCGTTCCACAAGGAGGTGAGCCATTTTGGGTGCGTGGCCTTCCACGAGATTCTGCCCCGAGACAACAATCGAGCTGAGGTGCGTCGTATTGTGGCCACTGTGCTGCAGTCCACAGCGCGAGTTGTTGTGGTCTTCTCCACCGAGGCATACCTGCTGCCATTGACCGAGGAgctagtggcacagcaggtgaaaGGGCTGCAGTGGATCGCTAGCGAGGCATGGGCCACCTCACCCGTCTTCCACACCCGTCAGCTGCTCCCCTTCCTCGGCGGCACCCTGGGAATTGCCATCCGTCGCGGGGAGATACAGGGGCTCCGCGAGTTCCTACTCCACCTGCGGCCTGATGCTCGTCCAAACAACAACATGGTCTCTCTGTTCTGGGAGGACACGTTTGGCTGCCGGTTCAAGCAGCAGGAAGAAGACAATCAGAGCAGGATCTGCACTGGACAGGAAGAGCTGGAAGCCACAAAGTCGGCGTACATCGACGTGTCAGACCTCAGGGCCACCTATAATGTCTACAAGGCTGTGTACGCCCTTGCACATGCGCTCCATGACCTGCTTAGCTGTGAGCAAGGAAAAGGGCCCTTCACGGGGAACACCTGTGCTGAGTTGCACAGCTTGCAGCCTTGGCAG TTGCTACACTACCTGGAGCGGGTGAACTTCATAACGCGCTACGGGGACCGTGTCTCCTTCGACGAGAACGGCGACGCTCTGGCCATCTACGATGTGATGAACTGGCAGGCAGCTCCCGACGGCAGTATGCAGGCTATCACCGTTGGAATGTACGATGAAGCGATGCTCAGCACAAACAAACTCACGTTGGACAGCGAAAGAATCTTCTGGAACTTTGAACCACACACA CCCCCCAGATCGGTGTGCAGTGAGCCGTGTCCCCCAGGAGCTAGGCGAGCCCCCAGGAAGGGCGAACCAGTCTGCTGCTTCGACTGTCTGCCGTGTGCGGACGGCGAGATCAACAACGCCACAG ACTCCAGCGAGTGCTCCAGGTGTCCACCAGACTTCTGGTCCAACGAGGCACGGGACCGCTGTGAGCCCAAGCCTGTGGAGTTCCTCTCCTTTGAGGAACCCCTTGGCATGTGCCTGACTGCCACATCactgctgggtgtgtgtgtgtgcgtggttgTGCTATCCGTGTTCGCATGGCACCGCACAACACCCGTTGTACGTGCCAATAACTCggagctgagcttcctgctgctcttggcGCTTGTACTCTGCTTCCTTTGTGCACTGCTCTTCATCGGGCAGCCTCAGCAGTGGACCTGCAGGCTACGCCACGTGGTCTTTGGCCTGGCCTTTGCCCTCTGCATCTCTTGTATCCTGGTGAAGACCATTGTGGTGGTGATGGCGttccgtgccaccatgccagaCGGCAACGTCATGAAGTGGTTtggagcagcacagcagagGGGCACGGTTGTGATGTTCACCGCTATCCAAGCATCGGTCTGTGTGGTGTGGctcactaccgcaccccccacacccttCAAAAACACCCGGTACCAGAATTCTCGGATCATCTGGGAGTGTGCCGTGGGCTCCGTGGCCGGGTTCGGATGCGTACTCGGCTACATTGGCCTGCTGGCTGCCATCTGCTTCCTGCTCGCCTTCCTCGCCAGGAAGCTGCCCGACAACTTCAACGAGGCCAAGTTTATCACCTTCAGCATGCTCATCTTCTGCGCCGTGTGGATCACCTTTGTACCTGCCTACGTCAGCTCCCCGGGGAAGTACTCCGATGCTGTGGAGGTCTTTGCCATCCTGGCCTCCAGCTTCGGCCTCCTGCTGGCAATATTCATGCCAAAGTGTTACATCATCCTGCTCCATCCGGAGAGAAACACCAAGAAGGCCATGATGGGCCGAGCCGCTACCAAAAAGTAG